Proteins found in one Sporosarcina jeotgali genomic segment:
- a CDS encoding methylated-DNA--[protein]-cysteine S-methyltransferase codes for MQPSIHHEEASTVTSKVEYQSPIGVIEIVGTEEAIVSILFTDSDVVKNGLTDLTFQVVKDCYDELDEYFSGTRKEFTVPYENEGTEFRRNVWQALTEIPYAQTASYRDIARFIGNEKAVRAVGTANGKNKLSIIIPCHRIIGSNGTLTGYAGGLWRKEWLLAHEQKHTDLIF; via the coding sequence ATGCAACCATCGATTCATCATGAAGAAGCTAGTACCGTCACGTCAAAAGTGGAATATCAATCGCCTATTGGCGTAATTGAAATAGTGGGGACTGAAGAAGCAATTGTTTCAATTCTGTTCACGGATTCAGACGTTGTCAAAAATGGTCTAACCGATTTAACGTTTCAAGTAGTCAAAGACTGCTACGACGAACTGGATGAATACTTTAGTGGAACACGCAAGGAGTTTACGGTTCCTTATGAAAACGAAGGGACTGAGTTTAGACGTAATGTCTGGCAGGCACTCACGGAGATTCCTTACGCACAAACTGCATCCTATCGCGATATTGCACGTTTTATCGGCAATGAGAAAGCAGTGCGCGCAGTCGGTACGGCTAATGGTAAAAACAAATTGAGTATTATCATACCATGTCATCGGATTATCGGATCGAATGGAACGTTGACGGGATACGCAGGCGGTTTGTGGAGAAAAGAATGGCTGCTTGCACATGAACAAAAACATACAGATTTGATTTTTTAA
- a CDS encoding DUF3889 domain-containing protein codes for MIKIAIAIGLFIASYSPHSPIAEVVQEGTPAYAKWSRLAIKQTQANYPQASIIDYLYMGSAQNDGATIATFRLWLREGKREYGVVVRVTYITETEKLESVKFHEILPPGGSEKN; via the coding sequence ATGATTAAAATTGCGATTGCCATCGGACTTTTCATCGCCTCTTATTCCCCTCATTCACCAATTGCTGAAGTGGTGCAGGAAGGGACGCCTGCTTATGCAAAGTGGTCCAGGCTGGCCATTAAACAAACGCAAGCGAACTATCCGCAAGCGAGCATTATTGACTACTTGTATATGGGCAGCGCACAGAATGATGGTGCCACGATTGCTACCTTTCGTCTCTGGCTGCGTGAAGGGAAACGGGAATACGGCGTTGTCGTTCGAGTGACGTATATAACGGAAACTGAAAAACTGGAGAGTGTAAAATTTCACGAGATCCTGCCGCCGGGTGGAAGTGAGAAAAACTGA
- a CDS encoding malate:quinone oxidoreductase: MQVCMLSFFLQIQCVRMGQMSNRDTNTDVILIGAGIMSATLGAMLKEVAPEWNITVFEKLNRAGEESSNEWNNAGTGHAALCELNYTTEKADGSIDINKAIKINEQFQVSKQFWSFLVENGRIQNPEDFIRPLPHMSYVQGKDNVTFLKKRYETMKQNPLFQDMEYTENRDTLKEWVPVMMEDRTTTEPMAVSKIDAGTDVNFGALTNMLFDHLQRENVELQYRRSVEDLKQKSDGRWELKVRNLVSGEIERHTAKFVFIGGGGGSLHLLQKSGIPEGKGIGGFPVSGLFLVCNNPQVAEKHYAKVYGKASVGAPPMSVPHLDTRYIDGQKSLLFGPFAGFSPKFLKTGSMMDLLSSVKPNNVVNMLSAGMKEMSLTKYLVQQLMLSKEQQVEELRTFIPNAKVDEWDVVVAGQRVQVIKETEAGGKGTLQFGTELVNAADGSIAALLGASPGASTAVHVMINLLNTCFPDRKNEWEAKFKEMIPSYGTALVDNPEMLRDVKAATAKSLKLDAELEVDEIPEVIVIETEKN, encoded by the coding sequence GTGCAGGTATGTATGCTGTCATTTTTTTTGCAAATTCAGTGTGTAAGGATGGGTCAAATGAGCAACAGAGATACGAATACAGACGTTATTTTGATTGGCGCCGGCATTATGAGTGCTACGCTTGGAGCAATGCTGAAAGAGGTAGCTCCAGAGTGGAATATTACCGTGTTTGAAAAGCTTAACCGTGCAGGGGAAGAGAGTTCGAATGAATGGAATAATGCCGGTACAGGTCACGCTGCATTATGTGAACTGAACTATACAACGGAAAAGGCAGACGGTTCCATTGATATTAACAAAGCGATTAAAATCAACGAACAATTTCAAGTATCTAAGCAGTTTTGGTCATTTTTAGTGGAAAACGGAAGAATTCAAAATCCTGAAGACTTTATCCGTCCACTCCCTCACATGAGTTATGTGCAAGGTAAGGACAACGTGACGTTCTTAAAGAAGCGCTATGAAACGATGAAGCAAAACCCGCTGTTTCAAGATATGGAGTACACGGAAAATCGTGACACGTTAAAAGAGTGGGTTCCGGTGATGATGGAAGATCGGACAACTACTGAGCCGATGGCGGTTTCTAAAATTGATGCGGGGACAGACGTCAATTTTGGTGCGCTGACAAATATGTTATTTGACCATCTGCAGCGTGAAAACGTAGAACTTCAATACCGTCGCAGTGTAGAGGATTTGAAACAGAAGAGCGATGGACGCTGGGAGCTGAAAGTTCGAAATTTAGTGAGCGGAGAAATCGAACGTCACACTGCGAAGTTTGTTTTTATCGGCGGTGGCGGCGGCAGCCTTCACTTGCTGCAAAAGTCGGGAATTCCTGAAGGAAAAGGAATTGGCGGGTTCCCAGTCAGCGGACTGTTTTTAGTATGCAACAACCCGCAAGTTGCAGAAAAACATTACGCAAAAGTATATGGTAAAGCATCAGTCGGGGCACCGCCGATGTCAGTTCCTCACTTGGATACACGTTATATTGATGGCCAAAAGTCTTTACTGTTCGGCCCGTTTGCAGGCTTCTCACCGAAGTTCTTGAAAACAGGTTCAATGATGGATCTGCTCTCTTCAGTAAAGCCGAACAACGTCGTCAATATGTTGTCTGCCGGTATGAAAGAGATGTCACTGACAAAGTATCTCGTTCAACAGCTTATGCTATCAAAAGAACAGCAAGTTGAAGAGTTACGCACATTCATCCCGAATGCGAAGGTTGATGAGTGGGATGTTGTTGTTGCAGGGCAGCGCGTACAAGTGATTAAAGAAACTGAGGCTGGCGGAAAAGGAACGCTCCAATTCGGAACCGAATTGGTCAACGCAGCAGACGGTTCAATTGCTGCATTACTCGGGGCATCCCCTGGTGCATCAACTGCGGTTCACGTTATGATTAATCTTTTGAACACGTGTTTCCCGGATCGGAAAAATGAATGGGAAGCAAAGTTCAAAGAAATGATTCCTTCATACGGAACAGCATTGGTAGACAATCCAGAAATGCTTCGTGATGTGAAAGCAGCTACTGCCAAGTCGCTGAAACTCGATGCTGAACTGGAAGTTGATGAAATCCCTGAAGTAATCGTGATAGAAACTGAAAAGAACTGA